A section of the Raphanus sativus cultivar WK10039 unplaced genomic scaffold, ASM80110v3 Scaffold0387, whole genome shotgun sequence genome encodes:
- the LOC130502022 gene encoding uncharacterized protein LOC130502022 — translation MESEEETEEYNTSEVDWGEEAGQDCWSDGDDHTDSSWCVNSVPEYALNVEQEYQEEEQEPLDQYSSCYGPKSQVTYVGSSEEKFYVQACPRRMKTTMSTPARPYQGNRSSHIQSNQWNHNGNHLRQNRLDTLTMQFSGHKGGPSAYLRWEDDMEQWFIAWRIPEKLQPSYASDTLVGEAYKWWSQLDADRLYYNDPPFTWAELKRLMYRQFVERAQHNQKVSTNRVVQPQVLQPAIKRQSSKPVHTPQVKQNQGEYFKSLEPPEVICYRCQGHGHLAKYCPTKRAVKLAKETNLEVSDSFTSMDDSFDRIDKKFEELLNLMKARYNSVSSNSMTVLTHLSSAQEVENISGTNMEIKEQEPNLAVQASPRLEIFQVPTNDEVISELTVNNPTYQNTGMMHLHSVQNVDAGLSEGQENVSERLEQEEIILKPDPLQVLINVRKNQAV, via the exons ATggagagtgaagaagaaactgaagAATACAACACTTCAGAAGTAGATtggggagaagaagctggtcAAGATTGTTGGAGTGATGGAGATGATCATACTGATAGTTCTTGGTGCGTGAACTCTGTTCCAGAGTATGCTCTAAATGTTGAACAAGAGTACCAGGAGGAGGAACAAGAGCCACTGGACCAATACTCAAGTTGCTATGGTCCCAAATCCCAAGTCACCTATGTGGGTAGTTCTGAGGAGAAATTCTATGTTCAAGCTTGTCCAAGGAGAATGAAAACCACCATGTCTACACCAGCAAGACCTTACCAGGGAAACCGATCAAGCCATATCCAAAGCAATCAATGGAACCACAATGGTAATCATCTTAGGCAGAATCGCTTGGATACATTAACTATGCAATTTTCAGGTCATAAGGGAGGACCAAGTGCATACCTAAGGTGGGAGGACGACATGGAGCAATGGTTTATAGCTTGGAGAATTCCAGAGAAGTTACAACCATCTTATGCAAGTGATACCTTAGTTGGAGAAGCATACAAATGGTGGAGCCAGCTTGATGCTGATCGGCTCTATTACAATGATCCACCTTTTACTTGGGCAGAGTTGAAGAGGCTCATGTATAGGCAGTTTGTGGAAAGAGCACAGCACAATCAGAAGGTGTCTACAAACAGAGTGGTACAACCCCAAGTCTTGCAGCCGGCAATCAAGAGGCAAAGCTCAAAACCAGTGCATACACCTCAAGTCAAACAAAACCAAGGTGAATACTTTAAATCTTTAGAACCACCTGAGGTTATTTGTTATAGGTGCCAAGGCCATGGTCATCTTGCAAAATATTGTCCCACAAAACGAGCTGTGAAGTTAGCAAAAGAAACTAACTTGGAGGTAAGTGATTCCTTTACTAGCATGGATGATTCTTTTGATAGGatagataaaaagtttgaagaaCTTCTCAACTTGATGAAAGCTAGATATAATTCTGTTTCTAGTAATTCCATGACTGTCTTAACACACTTGTCTAGTGCCCAAGAGGTTGAAAATATTTCAGGTACTAACATGGAAATCAAGGAACAAGAACCCAACCTTGCTGTGCAAGCAAGTCCAAGACTTGAAATTTTTCAAGTCCCAACTAATGATGAGGTGATTTCTGAACTTACTGTGAATAATCCTACTTATCAAAACACTGGTATGATGCACTTGCACTCTGTCCAGAATGTTGATGCAGGTCTCAGTGAAGGCCAAGAGAATGTGTCTGAGAGACTAGAACAAGAAGAAATCATCCTTAAACCCGATCCACTTCAG GTCCTGATAAATGTGAGGAAAAACCAGGCAGTTTAG